A single region of the Portunus trituberculatus isolate SZX2019 chromosome 29, ASM1759143v1, whole genome shotgun sequence genome encodes:
- the LOC123510404 gene encoding uncharacterized protein LOC123510404, producing MTVAWTGVVVAVCLVAAAAAQQECRVCPEECQTVPRADGSCAICICDGVALTDCQVPLECPEVCPVERGAEGCLQCSCVGQDALCRPLGACPEECQQLVPDTGCPECICEEREPVCPPLDCPEDCTLVEEEGGCPSCRCEVPRVCPAIPECLQGCIDRNEERDCYFCNCAVEPDQPLEGGVAQPQPAAPALPDQRPAEGVNEGLPGEFDPVNAEPVEPVEPVEPVRPEVEPVCDDQRLECATDCRIGTDANGCRRCYCGANAMICPGVRRCNRRCQYRSPEDGCCRCQCGGPASRPGLRVTLRRLMPASVRRIFSAGRARGGRGQLPFTRIVFS from the exons ATGACGGTGGCGTGGACCGGCGTTGTGGTAGCGGTGTGTTTGGTGGCAGCTGCGGCGGCCCAGCAAG AGTGCCGAGTGTGTCCTGAAGAGTGCCAGACGGTGCCCCGCGCTGATGGCTCGTGTGCTATCTGCATCTGTGACGGCGTGGCGCTGACTGACTGCCAGGTGCCTCTCGAATGTCCTGAGGTATGCCCTGTGGAGCGAGGAGCGGAGGGCTGCCTCCAGTGTTCCTGCGTTGGTCAGGATGCGCTGTGTCGCCCGCTGGGAGCCTGCCCTGAGGAGTGCCAGCAACTCGTTCCAGACACCGGCTGCCCCGAGTGTATCTGTGAGGAACGCGAGCCCGTTTGCCCGCCTCTTGATTGTCCCGAGGACTGCacgctggtggaggaggagggcggctgCCCCAGCTGCCGCTGCGAGGTGCCACGCGTCTGTCCCGCCATACCCGAGTGTCTCCAAGGGTGCATCGACCGGAACGAGGAACGCGATTGTTACTTTTGTAACTGTGCCGTGGAGCCCGACCAACCTCTGGAGGGCGGCGTGGCCCAGCCGCAGCCCGCTGCTCCAGCCCTGCCGGACCAGAGGCCTGCTGAAGGTGTCAATGAAGGTCTCCCCGGAGAGTTTGATCCTGTTAATGCAGAGCCTGTGGAACCTGTAGAGCCTGTGGAGCCAGTCCGTCCTGAGGTGGAGCCTGTGTGTGATGACCAGCGCCTGGAGTGTGCCACTGACTGCCGCATCGGCACAGACGCCAATGGGTGCCGCAGGTGTTACTGTGGCGCCAACGCCATGATCTGCCCCGGCGTGCGGCGCTGTAACAGGCGTTGCCAGTACCGGAGCCCTGAGGACGGCTGCTGCCGGTGCCAATGTGGTGGGCCGGCTAGTCGTCCCGGACTCAGGGTCACGCTGAGACGCCTCATGCCGGCCTCTGTTAGACGGATCTTCTCAGCTGGTCGTGCAAGAGGCGGGCGAGGCCAGCTTCCCTTCACTCGCATTGTTTTCTCGTAA